A region from the Natronoarchaeum mannanilyticum genome encodes:
- a CDS encoding phosphoglycerol geranylgeranyltransferase: protein MTTRWAEWDHIVKIDPDKTLVEGETFEDVCETGTDAIEIGGTTGMTTDKMQRVIDACATHDVPLYLEPSAPEVAVNDEALDGYLIPTVFNAGDPFWTVGAHKEWARMEEDLPWNRITTEAYVVMNPDASVATYTEADCDLGPDDVAAYAEVAEEMFGQEIVYVEYSGTLGDPEVVEAADEALDDATLFYGGGVHDYDSAYRMGEHADVIVVGDLVHAEGVDAVEETVRGAKES, encoded by the coding sequence ATGACGACTCGCTGGGCCGAGTGGGACCACATCGTGAAGATCGACCCCGACAAGACGTTAGTCGAGGGCGAGACGTTCGAGGACGTCTGCGAGACCGGCACCGACGCCATCGAGATCGGCGGGACGACCGGGATGACCACCGACAAGATGCAGCGCGTGATCGACGCCTGCGCGACCCACGACGTGCCGCTGTACCTCGAACCCAGCGCGCCCGAGGTCGCGGTCAACGACGAAGCGCTCGACGGGTATCTCATCCCGACCGTGTTCAACGCGGGCGACCCCTTCTGGACCGTCGGCGCCCACAAGGAGTGGGCCCGCATGGAGGAGGATTTGCCCTGGAACCGGATCACCACCGAGGCGTACGTCGTGATGAACCCCGACGCCAGCGTCGCGACCTACACCGAGGCCGACTGCGATCTCGGGCCGGACGACGTCGCGGCGTACGCCGAGGTCGCCGAGGAGATGTTCGGACAGGAGATCGTGTACGTCGAGTACTCCGGCACGCTGGGCGATCCCGAGGTCGTCGAAGCGGCCGACGAAGCGCTCGACGACGCCACGCTGTTCTACGGCGGCGGCGTCCACGACTACGACTCGGCCTACCGGATGGGCGAGCACGCCGACGTGATCGTCGTCGGCGACCTCGTCCACGCCGAAGGCGTCGACGCCGTCGAGGAGACGGTGCGGGGCGCCAAGGAGTCCTGA
- a CDS encoding MATE family efflux transporter → MPNPVRWLLLSIGRLLARAGLIDGRRAERTTDLAWPRIVTGLARMSKSAADVAMVGAALGSAAIAGVGVATPFWGLAFAFGGGVAGATIGLVSQRYGADAREELSLAVTTGWLVVLALTLPLAALFWTFPRELVALVGQALADDSPAAIAYGADYLKVVALGVPFAGLNLIGSRTLVGADDAWTPMILRAGGAAVNVAINAVLIFAVGMGVVGAAIGTVVANVLVLGAFVAGFAGLRLPLIGEFPVTLTRSAPVATLGEVRDVVTIGAPLVFTNTARRAAQFPMLAIVALFGADVLAAFVAARRVRDLMDTPGWGFSLASSSLVGQELGTGDERDAATYGSEVLLFGVAVYAVAAGLVFAFARPIAGVFADDPSMVPLVATFIVVACVSVVFRGVSGGATGPLRASGDTRWPFYAQLLGLYAFTLPIAYAGAASIPLPGLAAVTPLGIEALYVALVVETLVPAVVTYYRFKSGRWMAISRSYRPEASLSD, encoded by the coding sequence CTGCCCAACCCGGTCCGCTGGCTCCTGCTGTCGATCGGTCGCCTGCTCGCGCGAGCGGGCCTGATCGACGGCCGCAGAGCCGAGCGGACGACCGACCTCGCGTGGCCCCGGATCGTCACCGGGCTGGCGCGGATGTCCAAGTCCGCCGCCGACGTCGCGATGGTCGGGGCCGCGCTCGGGTCGGCGGCGATCGCCGGTGTCGGCGTCGCGACGCCGTTCTGGGGGCTGGCGTTCGCGTTCGGCGGCGGCGTCGCCGGGGCGACGATCGGCCTCGTCTCCCAGCGCTACGGCGCCGACGCCCGCGAGGAGCTGTCGCTGGCGGTCACGACGGGCTGGCTGGTCGTGCTCGCGCTTACGCTCCCGCTCGCGGCGCTGTTCTGGACGTTCCCCCGAGAACTCGTCGCGCTGGTCGGCCAGGCGCTGGCCGACGACAGCCCCGCCGCGATCGCCTACGGGGCGGACTACCTCAAAGTCGTCGCGCTCGGGGTGCCGTTCGCGGGCCTGAACCTGATCGGGAGCCGGACGCTCGTCGGCGCCGACGACGCCTGGACGCCGATGATCCTCCGGGCCGGCGGCGCCGCCGTCAACGTCGCCATCAACGCCGTGCTGATCTTCGCGGTGGGGATGGGCGTCGTCGGCGCCGCGATCGGGACGGTCGTCGCCAACGTGCTCGTCCTCGGCGCGTTCGTCGCCGGATTCGCCGGCCTAAGGCTGCCGCTGATCGGCGAGTTTCCGGTGACGCTGACCCGCTCGGCCCCCGTCGCCACGCTCGGCGAGGTTCGCGACGTCGTCACGATCGGCGCGCCGCTGGTGTTTACCAACACCGCGCGGCGGGCCGCCCAGTTCCCGATGCTGGCGATCGTCGCGCTGTTCGGCGCCGACGTGCTGGCGGCCTTCGTCGCGGCGCGGCGCGTCCGCGACCTGATGGACACGCCCGGCTGGGGCTTCTCGCTGGCCTCCAGCAGCCTCGTCGGGCAGGAACTGGGCACCGGCGACGAGCGAGACGCCGCCACCTACGGCTCCGAGGTGCTCCTGTTCGGCGTGGCGGTGTACGCGGTCGCCGCCGGGCTCGTGTTTGCGTTCGCCCGGCCGATCGCGGGCGTCTTCGCCGACGATCCCTCGATGGTGCCGCTCGTCGCGACGTTCATAGTCGTGGCCTGCGTCAGCGTCGTGTTCCGCGGCGTCAGCGGCGGTGCGACCGGTCCGCTACGCGCCAGCGGCGACACGCGCTGGCCGTTCTACGCGCAACTGCTCGGACTGTACGCGTTCACGCTGCCGATCGCGTACGCCGGCGCGGCGTCGATCCCGTTGCCCGGCCTCGCCGCGGTGACGCCGCTGGGCATCGAGGCGCTGTACGTCGCGCTGGTCGTCGAGACGCTGGTGCCCGCCGTCGTCACCTACTACCGGTTCAAGAGCGGCCGGTGGATGGCGATCAGCCGGTCCTATCGCCCCGAGGCGTCGCTGAGCGACTGA
- the aspS gene encoding aspartate--tRNA(Asn) ligase — translation MQDRTYTADAEPGDAVTVAGWAHEIRDLGGIAFLIVRDQSGKIQVKFEKDEMDDELVETGLDISRESVVKVTGDVEEEPRAPTDVEIVPEDVEVIAPADPELPLDPSGKVDAELPTRLDNRTLDVRKPEIQAIFEIRAEILRAVRDYFRSIGSTEINTPKIVATGTEGGTELFPVTYFGQEAFMNQSPQLFKQLMVGSGLERVFEVGPIFRAEEHNTPRHLNEATMIDFESAFIDHEEAMDVCEGTLHAAYQAVEENCQEELELLGYDDFAAPEEDFPRLTYEEALERINATGELDEQLVWGDDLSTEAEKALGDEIGGHYFITDWPSEIKPFYIQDYDDDEELSKGFDLMHPRMELVSGGQREHRYENLVEGFEQQGLDPSQFEYYTKMFKYGMPPHAGWAYGVERVVMTMLDLDNIREAVLFPRDRQRLSP, via the coding sequence ATGCAGGACCGCACTTACACAGCGGACGCCGAGCCGGGCGACGCCGTCACCGTCGCCGGCTGGGCTCACGAGATCCGCGACCTCGGCGGGATCGCCTTCCTCATCGTTCGAGACCAGTCCGGGAAGATCCAGGTCAAGTTCGAGAAAGACGAGATGGACGACGAGCTCGTCGAAACGGGACTGGACATCTCCCGGGAGAGCGTCGTCAAGGTGACCGGCGACGTCGAGGAAGAACCCCGCGCTCCGACCGACGTCGAGATCGTCCCCGAAGACGTGGAGGTCATCGCGCCCGCGGACCCCGAACTGCCGCTCGATCCCTCGGGGAAGGTCGACGCCGAACTCCCGACGCGACTCGACAACCGGACGCTCGACGTCCGAAAGCCCGAGATACAGGCGATCTTCGAGATCCGCGCGGAGATCCTGCGCGCGGTTCGCGACTACTTCCGATCGATCGGCAGCACGGAGATCAACACGCCGAAGATCGTCGCCACGGGCACCGAGGGCGGCACCGAGCTGTTCCCGGTCACCTACTTCGGCCAGGAAGCGTTCATGAACCAGTCGCCCCAGCTGTTCAAGCAGCTGATGGTCGGTTCCGGACTCGAGCGCGTCTTCGAGGTCGGCCCGATCTTCCGCGCCGAGGAGCACAACACGCCGCGACACCTCAACGAGGCGACGATGATCGACTTCGAGTCGGCCTTCATCGACCACGAGGAGGCAATGGACGTCTGCGAGGGCACGCTCCACGCCGCCTACCAGGCCGTCGAGGAGAACTGCCAGGAGGAGCTCGAACTCCTGGGGTACGACGACTTCGCGGCCCCTGAGGAGGACTTCCCGCGACTCACCTACGAGGAGGCTCTCGAGCGCATCAACGCCACCGGCGAGCTTGACGAGCAGCTCGTCTGGGGCGACGACCTCTCTACCGAGGCCGAAAAGGCGCTCGGCGACGAGATCGGCGGCCACTACTTCATCACCGACTGGCCCAGCGAGATCAAGCCGTTCTACATCCAGGACTACGACGACGACGAGGAGCTCTCGAAGGGCTTCGACCTCATGCACCCGCGCATGGAACTGGTCTCGGGCGGCCAGCGCGAGCACCGCTACGAGAACCTCGTCGAAGGGTTCGAGCAGCAGGGGCTCGATCCCTCGCAGTTCGAGTACTACACCAAGATGTTCAAGTACGGCATGCCGCCCCACGCCGGGTGGGCCTACGGCGTCGAGCGCGTCGTGATGACGATGCTCGACCTCGACAACATCCGGGAGGCCGTGCTCTTCCCGCGAGACCGGCAGCGGCTGAGTCCGTAG
- the mfnA gene encoding tyrosine decarboxylase MfnA — protein MRAEPQDFSRVLSSMCTEPHPVAREAAEAFLATNPGDPGTYQTVAELETDAVDALGEIVGLDDPHGYVASGGTEANIQAVRAARNLAATEDPNVVLPESAHFSFRKAAGLLGVELRTAPVDDDYRVHVDAVTELADADTALVVGVAGSTEYGRVDPLDALADVADDAGALLHVDAAWGGFVLPFTDREWRFDHVDADTLTIDPHKMGCAAIPAGGFLTRSPEVLDALAVDTPYLESTDQATLTGTRSGAGVASVVAALEELWPEGYREQYVRAQNNADWLADALAERGYDVVEPELPLVAADVPPTLFDRLREEGWRISRTGAGELRVVCMPHVTREMLESFVADVDALRRTVSTGD, from the coding sequence ATGCGAGCCGAGCCGCAGGATTTCAGCCGGGTGCTCTCCTCGATGTGTACCGAACCGCACCCGGTGGCGCGCGAGGCCGCCGAAGCTTTCCTGGCGACCAACCCCGGCGACCCCGGAACGTACCAGACGGTCGCCGAACTCGAAACCGATGCGGTCGACGCGCTGGGCGAGATCGTGGGGCTGGACGATCCGCACGGCTACGTCGCCAGCGGCGGGACCGAGGCCAACATCCAGGCCGTGCGGGCCGCGCGCAACCTCGCGGCGACCGAGGACCCAAACGTCGTGCTGCCCGAGAGCGCCCACTTCAGCTTCCGGAAGGCGGCGGGGCTGCTCGGCGTCGAACTTCGGACCGCGCCGGTCGACGACGACTATCGGGTGCACGTCGACGCCGTGACGGAGCTGGCCGACGCCGACACCGCGCTGGTCGTGGGCGTCGCCGGTTCGACCGAGTACGGCCGCGTCGACCCGCTCGACGCGCTGGCGGACGTGGCCGACGACGCCGGCGCCCTGCTCCACGTCGACGCCGCCTGGGGTGGATTCGTCCTCCCCTTTACCGACCGCGAGTGGCGCTTCGACCACGTCGACGCGGACACGCTGACGATCGATCCGCACAAGATGGGCTGTGCGGCGATCCCCGCGGGCGGGTTTCTCACCCGATCGCCGGAGGTGCTCGACGCGCTGGCCGTCGACACGCCGTACCTCGAATCGACCGATCAGGCGACGCTCACCGGGACGCGCAGCGGCGCCGGCGTCGCTAGCGTCGTCGCCGCGCTGGAGGAACTCTGGCCGGAGGGCTACCGCGAGCAGTACGTGCGCGCCCAGAACAACGCCGACTGGCTGGCCGACGCCCTCGCCGAGCGGGGGTACGACGTGGTCGAGCCCGAACTGCCGCTCGTGGCCGCCGACGTCCCGCCGACGCTGTTCGATCGCCTGCGCGAGGAGGGGTGGCGCATCTCGCGAACGGGCGCCGGCGAACTCCGGGTCGTCTGCATGCCCCACGTCACCCGCGAGATGCTGGAGTCGTTCGTCGCGGACGTCGACGCGCTCCGGCGGACCGTCAGCACGGGCGACTGA